A stretch of DNA from candidate division KSB1 bacterium:
TTATGTTCAAAAAATGTTCGGAAATTTAAGAAACGGATTTATATATGGCAAGAATATCCATGTGAAAATATACAGCAACGCGTGGCCAGTTGGATTGGCCATGCAAGGCAAGCAGATACTTTCTGCTTGTTAAAATCTTTAGGTCTATAAACATCAAATTCTCAAAATTCAAACCAATCTAACAACATCATATAGCTGTTGCACTTTATTTCTTAATGAAAATCAAAAACTTGTAATTAACAAGAAACTGATTTTCTTATCAGTTCCGACGAAAAAAGATTTGTCACTAAGGTTTAAGAAAATTAAAACCATCGAAAAACCCTATTGGAAGGATTCAATACTTTAGGAAGATTATCCATTAGATGAAATAGATTCCTTCTGAATGACATTCCTGGAAACTGAGGTTTAGCAAGTAATAATTTTTCCATTCCCACCCAATCCGGCAATTTTCTAAGTTTTAGAAAAATTCCTTTACTATTATTATAGATTTTCATTTGAACTGCTAATATTCATGCAACATTCTTTTGAACAAAACGTCCTAAATTTGAATATAATTAAATCCATTTCAATATTCATAATCATAACAAAATGGAGGTAGTAAGAAACATGAAAGAAAAATTATTATGTGTACGGGATTAACAGGATCAACAAGATAACAAAAGTGTTAATTCTGATCATCCTTGTTAATCCTATCAAAAAATATATTTTTACCACAGTTGTGAATTTTGCTTCACTTTCTAATCCTTATTTCTTATATTTTCTACACTCTTTAACTCTCGATTTAAATATCTTGAATAATATTCTCCTTGAGAAAGGAAACGCATCATGAAAAACAATTTTGATGACCAAAAAGAAACTGTTGAAGTTCATTCTTCACGACGAAGGTTTTTGAAACAATTTGCAGGAGGTGTTGCTGCATCTGCTATTCTGCCATCTGCGATACTTGCCAATTCCGAAATTCTATCTAAAATATCTAGAACTAAAATTCCAATATCAGATTCAACTGTTGCTTCAGGTGAAAGCTATTGGAAAATGGTCAAGGAGCAATTTCCACTTCGACCCGGTTTTATTTTAATGAATTCCGCCAATCTCTGTCCAGCGCCCTATCCGGTTAGTGAAACTGTGTTCCGTTTGCAACGCGATGTCGATGCGGATGCTTCCTTTCAGAACCGGGGTAAGTTTCGTGAAATGCGCCAGAAATCTCTGATTGCGCTAGCGGATTACCTGGGGACTGATTCCGATGAATTGGTGATTACACGCAATACCACCGAAGGCAACAACATGGTTATTAGTGGCCTGGATTTAAAAGCCGGTGATGAAGTCGTCATTTGGGACCAGAACCATCCCACCAATAATGTCGCCTGGGATGTGCGGGCGCAGCGATTCGGTTTTACTGTAAAACGTGTTTCAACACCGAAATCACCGAATTCTCCGGAGGATCTTATTCAACCATTTAAAAACGCATTGACCAACAAAACCCGGGTGCTTGGATTCTCTCACATATCCAATATCTCAGGAGTCGCTTTGCCGGCTCAACAAATTTGTACCCTTGCAAGAGATCGAGGAATCATGACATTGATCGATGGCGCGCAAAGCTTTGGTTTTATGAATTTGAAGCTACATGAAATCGGCTGTGATTTTTTCACTGGAAGCGCCCATAAATGGTTTATGGGACCCAAAGAAGCCGGGATTCTCTATGTTCGCAAGGATAGAGTCAAAGATTTATGGCCATCCATGGTGGGGGTCGGATGGGATCAGGCCAAGGATAAAGGTGCAAATAAATTTTCTACTTTGGGACAGCGAGATGATGCAACAGTGTCGGCAATGGCAAAGGCAGTTGAATTTCACAAGCACATCGGTAAGGAACGTGTAGATGCGCGAATCCGAGAATTGGCAGCTTCGATCAAAACAGAAGTTCAAAAAAAAATTCCCAATGCAGTTTTTCGAACACCTCTGGATGCCAATTTAAGCAGCGGCGTTGTTGTATTTAATATCCCGGGCATGGACTTAAGGAAAACTTTTAACCAACTCTACAAGGATCATAACATCGGTTGTGCAACTACCAGGGGTGAGTTCGCCGGCATGCGATTGAGTCCGAATATCTATAATCTGTTGGAGGAAGTGGATAGGGTTGTTGATACGATTAGAAATTTAGTCTAAGACTTAGTTGTAATCATATTTCTTTTAGAAAAGTTAAACTTTATAATATTTCGACAAATGTACAGTATGCGCCCTTCGAAATGTTGCTAGTTGTTGAATCAGTAATTCATTGTAAATTTAGTTTCAAATCATTTGAATGAATCAAAACTAAGACGCAGGCAGAAACTAACGATAAGCGGACTCATTCTTCAACCCGTTTTCCATATTTTGAATTTACTATTGACTTTTATCTATTATCAGTTTTTTTATTTTCGTCTTTCGTCTTTCGTCTTTCGTCTTTCGTCTTTCGTCTTTCGTCTTTCGTCAATCGTCAATCGTCTGCCGTCTATCGTCAATCATTCATACTTAATCGACTTTACCGGATTCTCCAACGCTGCTTTGATCGATTGATAACCGATAGCAACTAAAGCGATAAGAATCGCAAAGGCTGTTGCTAAAATGAAATTCTCTATGCCAATTCCGATTCTGTAAGCGAAATCCTCCAGCCAATTCCTCATGGCGAAGTAGGCGATTGGCCATGCTAAAATTGTTCCTATGATAACAAGTTTACCAAAATCGTTTGTTAGCATGAAAAGGATATTGCTAACATTTGCGCCCAATACTTTTCGTATGCCGATTTCTTTTGTGCGCCGTGCAACTGTCAATGTTGCCAATCCAAACAAGCCAAGACATGCAATTAGAATAGCAAATGAAGAAGCGTAGCCGACAATCTTACCCCATCTTTCCTCTTCCCGATATTGTTGATCCACATCTTCATCAAGAAAACTGAATTGAAAGGGTTGATTGGCCGCACTGCTTTGCCAGGCTGATTTTACCAGGTCGATGGTTTGTGGGATTCGATCCGGTTGGATCCTAACATTGATAAAATTAACCGACCGCGGTGAAAAGGAAGTGGATATATCGTTTATGCCGCGAAGAAGAGTCATCGGATTGAGTACAATTGCTAAAGGTGCAATTTCATTTTGTAATGATTGAAAATTGAAATCCTTTACCACTCCAATGATTTGGTGGGGAGGAAAATTCTTGCCCGGGAAGCTTTGACCCAGCGGAGACTGCCAATTAAAAAACTTTACCATTGCCTGGTTAACAATTACTGCATCGGTTGAGTCTGTAGCAAAATCTTTGGAAAAGTCGCGGCCATCAGCCAATTCGATTTCCAGGGTCTGCAAATAATCATGATCAACCGTAATTTGGTAGAACTGTTTAAATTCAGCCTGGTTGTCTCGGAATCCCATAATAGTCCAGGGGCTGGCAAAAGTTGCGGAAGCTCCGGAAACACTCAGAACCGCATCCTTGTTGGCAAGTTGATTTCGCAAGCGTTCAACCAGCATTTTCCCCTGAGCTGCAGGGCTATTATTGCGAATCACTAAAACTTGTTCATCATTAAATCCCAGGTTTTTCGTTTGCAGATATTCTATTTGATCCAGCATAATCAGTGTGCTAACGATTAAAAAAATGGATATGGTAAATTGAACCACAACCAAACTTCTGCCAAACAGTTTTGTGCCACCCAGTTTCGATTCTCCTTTGACCACCTCGGCAGGTTGAAACCTGGAGAGAATGAATGCCGGATAACTTCCGGCAGTTATGGCAACCAAAAGTATTAAGAAAGCGAAAATTGCCAAACTAAAAAAATCAACTGCAAATGCCAGTTGTTTATTGGCAATTTCATTGAAATAAGGCAAGAATATAATTGCCAAAAGTGTTCCCAAAACCATTGCGATAAAACTCATTAACACCGCTTCGCCCCAAAATTGTTTAATTAATTGACTTTTCAATGCACCTAATACTTTTCGCACTCCGACTTCCTTCGTCCGGCTAGCAGATCGTCCGATGGATAATATCATAAAATTAATGCAAGCAATGCCGAGGACCAGCAATGCGACGATGCTAAGAATCGTCGAATATATTGGGTCGCTTGTTGCTACAAAGCCAGCCGGAATATCCGGGTTCAGGTGGATATCCGTTATGGATTGAAGCTGTAGAGTAACAATATCTGCACCCTCTTTCGAGTAGTTGTTCTTAACGACAGCCTCCAATTTGCTTTCCATTTCCGGATGGGCCAAAGCAGCAGAGAGTACCACGTAGGTTTCCAGGAAAACGTTGAACCAGCTGGTTAATGCGCGTGGTCTCATGAAGCTGCGAGCATTATCAAAAGGAATTGCGATGCTGAATTGAATACTGGAATTTGTCGGACAATCTTTGGCGATTCCGGTGATCGTGAAATCATGAAAAGCATTGCCAAGTTTAATCGAAAGGGTTTGATTGAGGATGTCGGTGGAACCAAATATTTTACTGGCCATACTTTCGGTTAATACAACCGAATTTAAATTTTGTAAAACCGTTGATGGATTACCGGCTATTAATGGGAAAGAAAAGATTTCGAAGAAATCTGAATCTACTAAATGATAATTTTCGGAAAAATTTTTATCGCCGAATCTCAGGTTGTCAGTTCTTGTTAGTACTCTAACTGCGCTTTCCACTTCCGGAAATGATTTTTCCATGGCTTCTGCCATGAGCGCTGGTGTTTGAACGTATGTGAAGGCATCACGGTCAGGTGGATCTTCGGTCACGTACACACGGTAAATGTTCTCGGCATTTTGATGAAATTTGTCATAACTCAGCTCATTTCGCACAAAAAGAAAAATCAACAAGCAGCAACCGATGCCGATGGCCAGCCCGACAATGTTGATGCCTGAGTAGAGTTTTTGATGAACCATATTGCGAAAGGCTATTTTGATGTAATTCAGCAGCATATTTACCTCAAGGATTAGTGGTATGACTCATTGGAAAGAAATGAATTAATTATTTAGACGATTAGAATCCTGATTAAGTTTAAGTGAATATTTTTTGACAGGATGAACAGGATGAACATGATTATTCATCTTTGTAAATCCTGTTCATCCTGTCAAAAAAATTCTTGAAGTTTATGAAATCTAAGCAATCTCAGGGATCGTTAAATCAACGCTCGGCAAAAATTTCGGAGGTTGCCGATGTTTCGCGGCCTGCTCAAAGGCATATGTGATTTTAATGAGCTTAGGATCGCTATAAGCTTCAGCAAAAAACGAAATACCTACCGGCAAACCAAAAATATAACCAGCGGGAACGGTGATGTTCGGATAACCGGAGATTGCAGCAGCAGACGAACTGCCCCCACCAAAATGGTCGCCGTTGATTAAATCGGTTGGCCATGGCGGCCCTCCGGTCGGCGCTATAATTGCATCAAGATTATGTTTCGCCATGGTTGCATCGATTCCTTCTTTGCCAGCAAGACGACGCCCTGTTTCCAGGGCTTCGAGGTACTCTTTTTCGGTCAACGGTCCCTTTTCTTCAGCTTTTAAAAAGGTCTCTTGCTCAAAGTAAGGCATTTCGATATCTCGGTTTTGCTCATTAAATTCTATGATATCTTTGAGGGTTTTTACTTTTACATTTGGAGAAAGTCCGGCCAAATATTTGTTCAGATCTGCCTTGAATTCGTACAAAAGAACCTGGAAAGCGTGGGGGTTGTATTGTCGATGTGTTTCTATTTTGGCTTCATCGATGATGACCGCACCCTGCTGTTTCATCACTTCAATGGCATCTTCCATCAATTTGTCGACTTTTTCATGGAAGCCGAAAGAATTGCGTGCAACACCGATTCGCATTCCCTTCAAGCCGTTTGGATCCAGGAATTGGGTGTAATCCGTATGCGCTTTTCCCTGGCTTTGTTTGCTCGCATCGTCTCTTTCATCGATGCCAGTGAGAGCGCCCAACAAAGCAGCTGCATCCGCAACGGTTCTCGCCATCGGTCCGGCTGTATCCTGGCTGTGGGCGATAGGAATGATACCCGTTCGGCTGATCAACCCGACAGTTGGTTTAATCCCGACAATTGAATTTGCCGATGAAGGGCATACAACCGATCCATTGGTTTCTGTCCCGATTGCGGCTGCACAAAGACTCGCGGCGGTTGCAGCGGCCGAACCGGAACTTGAGCCACATGGATTTCGATCCAGGACGTAAGGATTGTTCGTCTGGCCTCCCCTTCCGCTCCATCCGCTCGATGAACGACTGGAACGGAAATTGGCCCATTCACTCAAATTGGTTTTCCCAAGTATAATTGCACCCGCTTGCCTGAGTTTTTGAGCTACGAATGAGTCCTGCAACGCAATTGAGCCGGCTAAAGCGTGCGAGCCCGCCGTAGTGGTCATTTTATCGGCAGTATCGATATTGTCTTTGATCAAAATTGGAATACCATGCATGGGTCCTCTAGCGCCTTTTTCGGCTCGTTCCTTATCCAGGGCTTCGGCGATTTCAATGGCATCCGGGTTGACTTCCAATACGGAATTCACTTTTGGACCCGAGCGATCGATCTCTTCAATTCGTGAAAGATAAAGTTCTGTAATCTTCTTAGCAGAATATTGCCCGGATTCCATCCCTTTTTGTATTTCCGCAATGGTCATCTCATCCAGCTCAAAATCGGCAACTTTTGTCTTTGAAATATTCTGGCTACAGGATACCGCAGCCCCGGTTAAAGCCATAGCGCCACCGAGCGCTGAAAGCTGGAGGAATTCTCTTCTTTTCATGTTCGAAGAGTCTTGTGAGTCAGTTTGATTTTGATCCATATCAACCTCTTTTTTTTAATGAACTTGAAATTACACTATTCTTTTCTCGAATAACTATGTGGAAGTATGTAAGAATCCCGATATTTGTGCCATAAGGCTCAAATATCGGGATGAAATATTTATAGCTATAGAATAGTAGGATTTTTAGAACTCCTTTAGGAGTGAAATGTTGAAAAACTAGCCTCATTTTAGATCACAATTACCAATATTGCACACCTACGGAGTGCTTTATCAGGGGTCCTAATTTTTTTCTATAAATAGATCACTCCTGCCGGAGTTGAATGGGTTGTTTAATAATAATTGAGTCTACTCTAAAAACCGATTCAATCGCTTTTCTAAAAAAAATTGATACATAAAAACAAATACTTATGAGAGCGATGGAATCGGTATCCCACCTTTTTAGAATGAACTCATATATAAAATATAAATACTGTGACGAATTAGAATTGTATTTATTACCATCAAAAAAGGTAAATTTAACTTCCCTGGCCGCCTCTCCATAAAATAAGG
This window harbors:
- a CDS encoding aminotransferase class V-fold PLP-dependent enzyme, producing the protein MKNNFDDQKETVEVHSSRRRFLKQFAGGVAASAILPSAILANSEILSKISRTKIPISDSTVASGESYWKMVKEQFPLRPGFILMNSANLCPAPYPVSETVFRLQRDVDADASFQNRGKFREMRQKSLIALADYLGTDSDELVITRNTTEGNNMVISGLDLKAGDEVVIWDQNHPTNNVAWDVRAQRFGFTVKRVSTPKSPNSPEDLIQPFKNALTNKTRVLGFSHISNISGVALPAQQICTLARDRGIMTLIDGAQSFGFMNLKLHEIGCDFFTGSAHKWFMGPKEAGILYVRKDRVKDLWPSMVGVGWDQAKDKGANKFSTLGQRDDATVSAMAKAVEFHKHIGKERVDARIRELAASIKTEVQKKIPNAVFRTPLDANLSSGVVVFNIPGMDLRKTFNQLYKDHNIGCATTRGEFAGMRLSPNIYNLLEEVDRVVDTIRNLV
- a CDS encoding ABC transporter permease, coding for MLLNYIKIAFRNMVHQKLYSGINIVGLAIGIGCCLLIFLFVRNELSYDKFHQNAENIYRVYVTEDPPDRDAFTYVQTPALMAEAMEKSFPEVESAVRVLTRTDNLRFGDKNFSENYHLVDSDFFEIFSFPLIAGNPSTVLQNLNSVVLTESMASKIFGSTDILNQTLSIKLGNAFHDFTITGIAKDCPTNSSIQFSIAIPFDNARSFMRPRALTSWFNVFLETYVVLSAALAHPEMESKLEAVVKNNYSKEGADIVTLQLQSITDIHLNPDIPAGFVATSDPIYSTILSIVALLVLGIACINFMILSIGRSASRTKEVGVRKVLGALKSQLIKQFWGEAVLMSFIAMVLGTLLAIIFLPYFNEIANKQLAFAVDFFSLAIFAFLILLVAITAGSYPAFILSRFQPAEVVKGESKLGGTKLFGRSLVVVQFTISIFLIVSTLIMLDQIEYLQTKNLGFNDEQVLVIRNNSPAAQGKMLVERLRNQLANKDAVLSVSGASATFASPWTIMGFRDNQAEFKQFYQITVDHDYLQTLEIELADGRDFSKDFATDSTDAVIVNQAMVKFFNWQSPLGQSFPGKNFPPHQIIGVVKDFNFQSLQNEIAPLAIVLNPMTLLRGINDISTSFSPRSVNFINVRIQPDRIPQTIDLVKSAWQSSAANQPFQFSFLDEDVDQQYREEERWGKIVGYASSFAILIACLGLFGLATLTVARRTKEIGIRKVLGANVSNILFMLTNDFGKLVIIGTILAWPIAYFAMRNWLEDFAYRIGIGIENFILATAFAILIALVAIGYQSIKAALENPVKSIKYE
- a CDS encoding amidase, whose product is MDQNQTDSQDSSNMKRREFLQLSALGGAMALTGAAVSCSQNISKTKVADFELDEMTIAEIQKGMESGQYSAKKITELYLSRIEEIDRSGPKVNSVLEVNPDAIEIAEALDKERAEKGARGPMHGIPILIKDNIDTADKMTTTAGSHALAGSIALQDSFVAQKLRQAGAIILGKTNLSEWANFRSSRSSSGWSGRGGQTNNPYVLDRNPCGSSSGSAAATAASLCAAAIGTETNGSVVCPSSANSIVGIKPTVGLISRTGIIPIAHSQDTAGPMARTVADAAALLGALTGIDERDDASKQSQGKAHTDYTQFLDPNGLKGMRIGVARNSFGFHEKVDKLMEDAIEVMKQQGAVIIDEAKIETHRQYNPHAFQVLLYEFKADLNKYLAGLSPNVKVKTLKDIIEFNEQNRDIEMPYFEQETFLKAEEKGPLTEKEYLEALETGRRLAGKEGIDATMAKHNLDAIIAPTGGPPWPTDLINGDHFGGGSSSAAAISGYPNITVPAGYIFGLPVGISFFAEAYSDPKLIKITYAFEQAAKHRQPPKFLPSVDLTIPEIA